The following are encoded together in the Armatimonadia bacterium genome:
- a CDS encoding DUF1232 domain-containing protein, with protein MPPFGGGGPLGRNRSTLQYLIHAPNFIRLFWRLLNDKRVSLVAKLPLIVAILYFVIPLDLIPEFPLIGLGYLDDVIVLYLGAKLFIRLCPQNVVAEHVELIDRGG; from the coding sequence ATGCCGCCTTTTGGTGGAGGAGGTCCCCTGGGGCGCAATCGCAGCACGCTCCAGTACCTGATCCATGCCCCGAACTTCATCCGCCTGTTCTGGCGCCTGCTCAATGACAAGCGGGTGTCCCTGGTTGCGAAGCTGCCGCTGATCGTGGCCATCCTCTATTTCGTGATTCCGCTGGACCTGATCCCGGAGTTCCCGCTGATCGGTCTGGGCTATCTGGATGACGTGATCGTGCTGTATCTGGGGGCGAAGCTGTTCATCCGACTGTGTCCCCAGAATGTTGTCGCCGAGCATGTGGAACTCATCGATCGCGGCGGCTAG